From Bdellovibrio bacteriovorus, a single genomic window includes:
- a CDS encoding M28 family peptidase, whose product MKKVKVLLTSACIFSAISCQYKEAKPTQSKSETVAASSGSFVNEPHQLMTESRQMTFVGPKSGEGYFSPDGKKMIFQSEREPGNPFYQMYVMDLVSGDTVRVSPGQGKTTCGWIHPSMKKVLYSSTHLDPATKKKTQEEIDNRKKAVKARYSWSFDDSYDIFDSNLQGGSIHRLTKEKGYDAEASYSPDGQWIAFASNRAGYTEKLEGEDKKLFEQDPSYMMDIYIMKSDGSQVKRLTDSKGYDGGPFFSADGKKITWRRFAPNGSTAEIYTMNVDGSDQKQITRLKSMSWAPFFHPSGDYIIFGSSVLGYSNFELFIVDADGKQAPVRVTFDDGFDGLPVFTPDGNSLSWTHRNEKGESQILIAKWNDVLARKLLGLPAQDPAAGSLSPEVKVEDIKKWVYYLASPEFQGRGTGSVQEKVYTEKLAQLFKSWGLQGAGPKGSYFDTFEFTSGVQLGPQNLLEVVGSYKKKYEVSKDFEPISFSKIGDFREAPIVFVGYGIKAPASDKEPEYNSYKGLDVKGKWVLALTDLPGDITSQRRHYLNLYSRLQHKVTVAKNEGALGIIIANGPASGLPEKFGKIKFEGSLSEGTLAVLRMSEAAATDLLKYAGQDLGALQKRLDKGEVVEAVVIPSAYIKAKVDLQFQKSTGVNVVAKLPVAGAKSSVMIGAHGDHLGNGQFGSTLARGDEIGKSHYGADDNASGVSGVMELAHYYANLAKVSPNKIKKNLYFGVWSGEELGNLGSSHFTKNIAKHNIAAYLNMDMVGRLKDRLFVQGLGSGDHWVPLAEEVGIRSAVPMVVQEDPYLPTDSLAFYMAGVPTANFFTGSHSEYHTPRDTADLVNYEGVVKVLKVVQGFSDVLADSSLPMVKYVKVAGSQNKLEGRSFRVYLGTIPDYSQEGVKGVRITGASKDSPAEAAGVKEKDIIVEFDNTKIENLYDYVYTLQAVKPNKETIMKVLRDGKVIDLKITPRLKE is encoded by the coding sequence ATGAAAAAAGTGAAAGTTCTTCTTACAAGTGCCTGCATTTTCTCTGCTATTTCCTGCCAGTACAAGGAGGCAAAACCCACCCAGTCCAAGTCTGAGACTGTGGCTGCCTCCAGCGGCTCTTTCGTGAATGAGCCCCATCAGCTGATGACTGAATCTCGCCAGATGACTTTTGTTGGACCTAAGTCAGGAGAAGGCTATTTCAGTCCAGATGGAAAGAAGATGATCTTTCAAAGTGAAAGAGAGCCGGGAAATCCCTTCTATCAAATGTACGTGATGGATTTAGTCAGTGGTGACACTGTGCGAGTTTCGCCGGGGCAAGGGAAAACGACATGCGGATGGATTCATCCTTCGATGAAGAAGGTGCTTTACTCTTCTACGCATTTAGATCCCGCAACAAAAAAGAAGACCCAAGAGGAAATCGACAATCGAAAAAAAGCTGTCAAAGCCCGTTATTCATGGAGCTTTGATGATAGCTACGACATCTTTGATTCAAATCTTCAAGGAGGTAGCATTCATCGTCTGACGAAAGAAAAAGGCTATGATGCAGAAGCCTCTTACTCTCCAGATGGTCAGTGGATTGCGTTTGCTTCAAATCGCGCTGGATACACTGAAAAATTAGAAGGCGAAGACAAAAAGCTTTTTGAGCAAGACCCTTCTTATATGATGGACATCTACATCATGAAATCCGACGGCTCTCAGGTAAAGCGTCTGACGGATTCAAAAGGTTATGACGGCGGTCCTTTCTTTAGCGCTGATGGTAAAAAGATCACGTGGCGCCGTTTTGCCCCGAATGGATCAACGGCTGAAATCTATACGATGAATGTAGATGGTTCTGACCAAAAACAAATCACGCGTTTAAAGTCCATGTCGTGGGCGCCGTTCTTTCATCCTTCCGGAGATTACATAATATTTGGTTCAAGCGTTCTAGGTTACTCTAACTTTGAACTTTTCATCGTAGATGCTGACGGTAAGCAGGCTCCAGTCCGCGTCACTTTTGATGATGGTTTTGATGGTCTTCCTGTTTTCACTCCCGATGGCAACAGCCTTTCCTGGACTCATAGAAACGAAAAAGGGGAGTCGCAAATCCTGATTGCCAAGTGGAACGATGTCTTAGCAAGAAAACTTCTAGGGCTTCCTGCGCAAGATCCGGCGGCGGGTTCTCTTTCTCCTGAAGTGAAGGTCGAGGACATCAAGAAGTGGGTTTACTATTTGGCATCACCTGAGTTTCAAGGGCGTGGAACAGGGTCTGTTCAAGAAAAGGTTTATACAGAAAAGTTAGCGCAACTCTTTAAGTCTTGGGGTTTGCAAGGTGCCGGACCTAAGGGTTCTTACTTTGATACTTTCGAATTCACTTCAGGTGTTCAATTGGGACCTCAGAATTTACTTGAAGTTGTGGGTTCTTATAAAAAGAAATACGAAGTTTCTAAAGACTTCGAGCCGATTTCGTTCTCTAAAATTGGTGACTTCCGCGAAGCACCGATCGTTTTTGTCGGGTACGGAATTAAAGCTCCAGCCAGTGATAAAGAGCCTGAATACAATTCCTATAAAGGACTGGATGTTAAAGGTAAATGGGTCTTGGCATTGACGGATCTGCCGGGGGATATCACATCCCAAAGACGTCACTATCTGAATCTGTATTCTCGTCTGCAACATAAGGTGACGGTAGCAAAGAACGAGGGAGCATTAGGTATCATCATTGCGAATGGTCCAGCTAGTGGCTTGCCTGAAAAGTTTGGCAAGATCAAATTTGAAGGCTCTTTGTCAGAGGGCACACTTGCGGTCTTAAGAATGTCTGAGGCTGCAGCGACAGATCTGTTGAAGTATGCAGGTCAAGACCTGGGTGCTTTGCAAAAACGCTTAGATAAGGGAGAGGTTGTCGAGGCTGTTGTTATTCCATCGGCTTACATCAAAGCCAAAGTCGATTTACAATTCCAAAAATCAACGGGCGTTAATGTGGTCGCGAAACTTCCAGTTGCGGGAGCGAAGAGTTCCGTGATGATTGGAGCTCACGGTGATCACCTTGGGAACGGGCAATTCGGTAGCACACTCGCTCGTGGTGATGAAATCGGTAAATCACACTACGGCGCTGACGACAATGCTTCGGGCGTTTCTGGCGTGATGGAACTCGCACATTATTACGCAAATCTAGCGAAGGTTTCTCCCAATAAGATTAAGAAGAATCTTTACTTCGGCGTGTGGTCCGGGGAGGAATTGGGAAATCTTGGTTCTTCTCACTTCACTAAGAATATTGCGAAACATAACATCGCCGCTTATCTGAACATGGATATGGTCGGTCGCTTGAAAGACCGTTTGTTTGTACAAGGTTTGGGTTCTGGAGATCACTGGGTTCCGTTAGCCGAAGAAGTGGGAATTCGCTCTGCAGTTCCGATGGTGGTGCAAGAAGATCCCTACCTTCCAACGGATTCTTTGGCATTTTATATGGCTGGAGTACCCACGGCTAACTTCTTCACAGGTTCACACAGTGAATACCACACTCCTCGCGACACGGCCGACCTGGTGAATTACGAAGGCGTCGTTAAGGTTCTGAAAGTCGTTCAAGGCTTTAGTGATGTCTTGGCGGACTCTTCCTTGCCAATGGTGAAATACGTCAAAGTCGCGGGTTCTCAAAATAAACTAGAAGGTCGCAGCTTCCGCGTTTATCTGGGAACAATTCCTGATTACTCCCAAGAAGGCGTAAAAGGTGTACGTATCACGGGCGCTTCTAAAGACAGTCCTGCAGAAGCCGCGGGAGTGAAGGAAAAAGACATCATCGTTGAGTTTGATAATACCAAGATCGAAAATCTTTATGATTATGTTTATACTTTACAGGCTGTGAAGCCGAATAAAGAAACCATCATGAAAGTTCTGCGTGATGGAAAAGTGATCGATCTGAAGATCACACCAAGATTAAAAGAATAA
- a CDS encoding GNAT family N-acetyltransferase: MLGSEFEVYNHRNNSYYAFRPLSFDKDIDLYCKWMQQPYVAQWWGRGQTREDLTRKLISELEDSHQLLYIGLIDGVPVSYWERYWISEDVLGNHIQHESFDQGLHFLIGEPEFLGRSHTSSATAAFMKLIFSDSRTQNIIGEPDIRNKAVLTYAEATCFVQREIIQLPERTSAIMVCERERFFSKYSRDPRQLYRASSLTQESSVQMSL, encoded by the coding sequence ATGTTGGGTTCTGAGTTCGAAGTCTATAATCATCGAAATAACAGCTACTACGCTTTTCGTCCTCTCTCTTTTGATAAAGATATCGATCTCTATTGCAAGTGGATGCAACAACCTTATGTTGCTCAATGGTGGGGACGTGGGCAGACCCGTGAAGATCTGACGCGAAAACTGATTTCTGAACTTGAAGACAGTCACCAACTTCTTTATATCGGCCTTATTGATGGGGTTCCTGTTAGTTATTGGGAGCGATATTGGATTTCAGAAGACGTCCTGGGAAATCATATTCAGCATGAAAGTTTTGATCAGGGCCTGCATTTTCTGATCGGTGAGCCTGAGTTTTTGGGGAGAAGTCATACTTCGTCGGCCACAGCCGCCTTTATGAAGCTCATCTTTAGTGATTCGCGAACACAAAATATTATTGGCGAGCCAGACATTCGTAATAAGGCCGTACTGACTTATGCCGAAGCGACTTGTTTTGTGCAAAGAGAAATCATTCAGCTCCCCGAACGAACTTCAGCCATTATGGTTTGTGAGCGAGAAAGATTCTTTAGCAAATACTCTCGTGATCCGCGCCAGCTTTATCGTGCTTCGTCACTCACGCAGGAATCGTCTGTTCAGATGTCTCTTTAA
- a CDS encoding L,D-transpeptidase family protein, producing MKNIILPLIALSLISAQSFAASSKALDKKFKYCDDITQVDKLLDRTTQDVARFKDEGVKIERIVVSKDRKELYLISGDVLVKAYTVAFGLNPEGHKQFEGDRKTPEGIYHIDYKNPKSEYTKSLHISYPNKQDVEYAKSQGKSPGGDIMIHGLPTQQRKQDAMSLWHPRNWTQGCVAVKNEEIEEIYSLVKENTLVEICAMSK from the coding sequence ATGAAAAACATCATTTTACCTCTGATAGCTTTAAGTTTGATCTCTGCACAGTCTTTCGCAGCTTCTTCCAAAGCGTTGGATAAGAAGTTTAAGTATTGTGATGATATCACTCAGGTCGATAAACTCTTAGATCGCACAACCCAAGATGTTGCTAGATTTAAAGATGAAGGCGTTAAGATCGAGCGCATCGTGGTTTCAAAAGACCGCAAGGAACTTTATTTAATTTCAGGTGATGTTTTGGTTAAAGCTTATACCGTTGCTTTCGGGTTAAATCCTGAAGGCCATAAACAATTCGAAGGTGATAGAAAAACTCCTGAAGGTATCTATCATATAGACTATAAAAATCCCAAGAGCGAATATACTAAGAGTTTGCACATATCTTATCCCAACAAGCAGGATGTCGAATATGCAAAATCTCAAGGGAAGTCTCCGGGCGGAGATATCATGATTCATGGTCTTCCCACTCAACAGCGAAAACAAGATGCCATGAGCTTATGGCATCCACGTAACTGGACCCAAGGTTGTGTGGCTGTGAAGAATGAGGAAATTGAAGAAATTTACTCTCTAGTAAAAGAAAACACCCTGGTTGAAATTTGCGCGATGAGCAAATAA
- a CDS encoding mechanosensitive ion channel family protein encodes MAEKFIKIQALYGLLELEPFILLGCLIAITWVFYKFFLKEASEERHRSIRNHFRTLVRHYIVLSFLFLVFIFLQTSEPQIGNVAKVTPYIAIVTFLWGNVVFVKTSRLIVLQYLFLGSMKHGVPLLLVNIFSLILSIVLLFWGVTHVFGLQVGPLLATSAAASVILGLALQDTLGNLFAGISLQLDRNFEIGDWLEIVSGIQKTTGQVREITWRSTTLVGFSDELITLPNRFMANATISNFSPPETPIVRSQVFRLAYGENVELAKQVLERTVAGIGEIRGIPAPWAYVNESNENWIQIKIIYFLDNYGSQFNVGDKVLIRGIEALRAANLKLARQVIEFSDRTLNHEHGKL; translated from the coding sequence ATGGCAGAAAAGTTTATCAAAATTCAGGCACTTTACGGACTTCTTGAACTTGAGCCCTTCATTCTTTTGGGCTGCTTAATCGCCATCACCTGGGTGTTTTATAAGTTCTTTTTGAAAGAGGCTTCTGAAGAAAGACATCGCAGCATTCGCAATCACTTCAGAACTTTGGTCCGCCATTACATCGTACTTAGTTTTTTGTTTTTAGTTTTTATCTTTCTGCAAACTTCAGAACCGCAAATCGGGAATGTCGCTAAGGTCACGCCTTACATAGCCATCGTCACCTTTCTTTGGGGAAACGTTGTCTTTGTTAAGACCAGTCGACTGATCGTCCTGCAGTATCTTTTCTTAGGCTCAATGAAGCATGGCGTGCCTTTGCTTCTGGTGAATATTTTTTCTTTAATCCTTTCTATCGTGCTTTTATTCTGGGGCGTGACTCACGTCTTTGGTTTGCAAGTCGGTCCTTTGTTGGCCACTTCCGCCGCCGCATCCGTCATTCTGGGTCTGGCTTTGCAGGACACCCTGGGAAATCTTTTTGCCGGAATTTCTTTACAGCTTGATAGAAACTTTGAAATCGGTGACTGGCTTGAAATTGTCAGCGGTATCCAAAAGACGACAGGTCAGGTGCGAGAGATCACTTGGCGTTCCACAACACTTGTGGGTTTTTCAGATGAGTTGATCACCCTCCCCAATCGGTTTATGGCGAATGCCACGATCTCGAATTTCTCTCCACCAGAAACACCCATTGTCCGCAGTCAGGTCTTCCGCTTGGCTTATGGAGAAAATGTCGAGCTGGCAAAACAGGTTCTGGAGCGCACTGTGGCCGGCATTGGTGAAATTCGCGGCATTCCAGCGCCTTGGGCGTATGTGAATGAATCTAACGAAAACTGGATTCAAATTAAAATTATCTACTTCCTGGATAATTACGGCTCGCAATTCAACGTGGGCGATAAGGTTCTTATCCGTGGCATCGAAGCACTTAGAGCGGCGAACTTGAAATTAGCTCGACAAGTGATCGAGTTTTCAGATAGAACCCTGAACCATGAGCACGGTAAACTTTGA
- a CDS encoding RDD family protein → MFIDKNHDKTNPQRAPLKREAPVPLIGPGIRRRRAPGTPPTSKVNEIFKDRKALNFDQNTGFHGGASRRKGYRLALWSWLASFIDALILISASCAFIASFSLIMRTSVGSLLGTLTHSQHQLLFFAEVFFVFGWIYMISIRTLMGSTIGEWACDLRLGQPHERMQSGYIFRVALRSTLILLTGVVTLPVLSLLSGEDLAGVLSGLRLFSLK, encoded by the coding sequence ATGTTTATTGATAAAAATCACGATAAGACAAATCCACAGCGGGCTCCTCTGAAAAGAGAAGCCCCTGTTCCGTTAATAGGGCCTGGAATTCGCCGCAGGCGCGCTCCCGGGACGCCTCCCACTTCGAAAGTGAATGAGATCTTTAAAGATCGCAAGGCTCTTAATTTTGATCAAAATACAGGATTTCATGGAGGAGCTTCGCGCCGTAAAGGCTATCGTTTGGCGCTCTGGTCGTGGCTAGCTTCTTTCATTGATGCCTTGATTTTAATTTCAGCAAGCTGTGCTTTTATTGCGTCGTTCTCACTTATTATGCGCACTTCGGTGGGGTCTCTTTTAGGCACGCTCACTCACAGTCAGCATCAGCTGTTGTTCTTTGCTGAAGTGTTTTTTGTTTTCGGTTGGATTTATATGATTTCCATCCGCACGCTGATGGGATCCACAATAGGCGAATGGGCATGTGATTTAAGATTAGGTCAGCCCCACGAGCGCATGCAGTCGGGTTATATTTTCCGAGTCGCTTTGCGTAGCACTTTGATTTTACTCACAGGTGTTGTGACTTTGCCGGTGCTTTCTTTGCTTTCAGGAGAAGATCTTGCCGGAGTGCTTTCTGGCTTAAGACTGTTTTCTTTGAAGTAA
- a CDS encoding KH domain-containing protein has product MTEMESYKFDETNNPKGLTLEAQEAYREEIRSLVEHITRLLVDQPETVTVTTYVGPKTTVYRVNCAKENLGQVIGSQGKTIMGLRAVVHAMTARTGIRSIVEIPV; this is encoded by the coding sequence ATGACTGAGATGGAATCCTATAAATTTGATGAAACCAATAATCCTAAAGGTCTGACTTTGGAAGCACAGGAGGCTTACCGTGAAGAGATTCGCTCTTTGGTAGAGCACATCACTCGCTTATTAGTAGATCAGCCCGAGACCGTGACAGTGACGACTTATGTGGGGCCGAAGACGACGGTGTATCGTGTGAACTGTGCAAAAGAAAACCTCGGTCAGGTGATCGGAAGTCAGGGTAAAACAATCATGGGTCTTCGTGCAGTTGTGCATGCAATGACGGCACGAACGGGGATCCGTTCTATTGTAGAAATACCCGTATAA
- a CDS encoding class I SAM-dependent RNA methyltransferase produces the protein MANLLEKENFDHQAVVPCPYQADCSGCQSLGVPYGAQIELKKEQLKQLFRASNLLSSSPIQALSAGPGFLRDRLDFSLEDGRLGLYHKGKREIVDLAMCSQLSPELSAWLTEFREFQWPFKKGSIRLRVGPQGQKGVWLDFANVDIKALLDEKNLLRRLQEKAFVEIGQRRKVPFWNGQEYKLRDPELHVWFQTWMGHRPVDLYCQVASFTQPSLRANKVICDVINAWIASFPRSRIIEFGSGIGNLTLPTLAAAESVLACEIDELSLDGLRMTLDHLPSDLQHLKSKIEIHRGDFQKKLTEDFSQFDGVLANPPRSGLMNFLNPLGELSLEKRPPFFIYMSCFPESMVKDLERLQEYGYELRETFIVDQFPQTNHYEVLGLLQRKQS, from the coding sequence ATGGCAAACCTGTTAGAAAAAGAAAACTTTGACCACCAAGCTGTGGTACCTTGCCCGTATCAAGCTGATTGCTCGGGATGTCAATCCCTGGGAGTGCCTTATGGGGCCCAAATAGAGCTTAAAAAAGAGCAACTAAAGCAATTATTTAGAGCCTCAAACCTTCTTTCATCCTCACCAATTCAAGCTCTGTCCGCCGGGCCGGGGTTCTTACGTGACCGCCTTGATTTCAGCCTCGAAGACGGTCGTTTAGGGCTTTATCATAAAGGCAAACGAGAGATCGTCGACCTCGCCATGTGCTCCCAGCTTTCGCCGGAGCTTTCTGCTTGGCTGACTGAGTTTCGCGAGTTTCAATGGCCCTTTAAAAAAGGCTCCATCCGCCTGCGTGTAGGACCGCAAGGTCAAAAGGGGGTGTGGCTTGATTTTGCCAATGTCGATATCAAAGCTTTGTTAGATGAAAAAAACCTTTTACGTCGCCTCCAAGAAAAAGCCTTCGTCGAAATCGGCCAGCGACGCAAAGTTCCTTTTTGGAATGGACAAGAATACAAACTGCGAGATCCTGAACTTCATGTTTGGTTTCAAACGTGGATGGGACATCGCCCGGTGGATTTGTATTGCCAAGTGGCGAGCTTCACTCAACCCAGTCTTCGCGCCAATAAAGTTATCTGTGACGTGATCAATGCCTGGATCGCTTCGTTTCCCCGCAGTCGCATTATCGAGTTTGGCTCGGGGATCGGCAATTTAACTTTGCCTACCCTTGCGGCGGCAGAAAGTGTTTTAGCCTGTGAAATTGACGAGCTTTCCTTAGATGGTTTGCGAATGACTCTAGATCATTTGCCTTCGGATCTTCAGCATCTTAAATCGAAGATTGAAATCCACCGGGGAGATTTTCAGAAAAAACTCACCGAAGATTTTTCTCAGTTCGATGGCGTTTTAGCAAACCCACCGCGATCGGGATTGATGAATTTCTTAAATCCCCTAGGCGAACTTTCTTTAGAAAAGCGTCCGCCGTTTTTTATTTACATGTCTTGTTTTCCAGAATCCATGGTGAAGGATTTAGAACGTCTTCAGGAGTATGGTTATGAGTTGCGGGAAACTTTCATCGTCGATCAGTTCCCGCAGACAAATCACTATGAGGTTTTAGGATTACTTCAAAGAAAACAGTCTTAA
- a CDS encoding 2'-5' RNA ligase family protein yields MNMMRTFHGFIISLSLTACASSSPYKLSSLHYNESDLKVSSRSIASVDHKSPSNYLSLDLPYTAFEKLRVDLEKSQHVSLQHRGEAHITVITPPEYKKIQKKVSMKEIQALADKMDLKKAPYKLLCVGQGSLEDRGHKESTYYVVVESDRLFQIRKAVQMLYTSKGGKAQDFNPEAFHPHVTLGFTKRDLHLEDGITKDASSCIYSLRPEETAKN; encoded by the coding sequence ATGAATATGATGCGCACGTTTCACGGATTTATCATTTCACTTTCACTGACTGCCTGTGCAAGCTCATCTCCTTACAAGCTCTCATCGCTGCACTATAACGAGTCAGACCTTAAAGTTTCCAGCCGCTCCATCGCGTCGGTCGATCACAAAAGCCCTTCGAACTATCTTTCATTGGATCTTCCCTACACGGCCTTTGAAAAACTGCGTGTGGATTTAGAGAAATCTCAACACGTTTCCTTACAACACCGGGGAGAGGCTCATATCACCGTGATCACTCCGCCGGAGTATAAGAAAATTCAGAAGAAAGTTTCGATGAAAGAGATTCAAGCCTTGGCTGATAAGATGGATCTTAAGAAAGCACCTTACAAACTTTTGTGTGTAGGCCAAGGATCACTGGAAGATCGCGGGCATAAAGAATCTACCTACTACGTGGTCGTAGAATCCGATCGTCTTTTCCAAATTAGAAAAGCCGTGCAAATGCTCTATACATCAAAAGGCGGAAAAGCTCAGGATTTCAATCCCGAAGCTTTCCATCCGCATGTCACACTGGGTTTTACAAAAAGAGATCTTCACTTAGAAGATGGAATCACGAAGGACGCAAGCTCATGTATCTACTCACTGCGCCCTGAAGAAACAGCCAAGAACTAG
- a CDS encoding PilZ domain-containing protein — MTEAELKRPTGIYLLAVLFMLAPLGNLAISFAGSGVPHWYLPSTLIEFLKAVSILDWSWLGFLFLSGVLLFKAHKTSWTVAILSLVFVLGLNIYRFSTHALEGDGLFVQTQLVLSSFVTVGVLLLAFYFRFPYLDRRAQWLFPTAHRYDFVTPVDVVAQDIFEGVTESISVSGARIRLKRDLEGGSRDLRFVDVIFPAIRNVKVKSKVVEYHENVLRLKFKDLSRRDRGYLHDWFRSQIETNQKSEG, encoded by the coding sequence ATGACAGAAGCGGAACTTAAAAGGCCAACCGGGATTTATTTGCTGGCGGTTCTTTTTATGCTCGCTCCTTTGGGGAATCTAGCGATCAGCTTTGCAGGCAGTGGCGTTCCTCATTGGTATTTACCTTCCACATTGATTGAATTTCTAAAAGCGGTCTCCATTCTTGATTGGTCTTGGTTGGGATTTCTTTTCCTTTCTGGAGTTCTTCTTTTTAAAGCCCATAAAACCTCTTGGACCGTGGCTATTCTTTCATTGGTGTTCGTCTTAGGACTGAACATCTATCGCTTTAGCACTCATGCCCTAGAGGGTGATGGCCTGTTCGTGCAAACCCAACTGGTTCTTTCAAGCTTTGTCACAGTCGGAGTTCTTCTTTTAGCCTTTTATTTCCGCTTTCCTTATCTAGATCGTCGCGCGCAATGGCTTTTCCCAACGGCGCATCGCTATGATTTCGTCACTCCGGTGGACGTGGTTGCTCAAGATATCTTTGAGGGTGTCACCGAATCCATTTCGGTGTCGGGCGCGCGCATTCGCCTCAAAAGAGATCTTGAGGGAGGTTCGCGGGATTTGCGCTTTGTGGACGTGATTTTTCCTGCCATTCGTAATGTGAAGGTGAAGTCTAAAGTCGTGGAATATCACGAAAACGTGCTTCGCTTGAAATTTAAAGACTTAAGTCGTAGGGATCGAGGGTATCTGCACGACTGGTTTCGGTCTCAGATTGAGACGAATCAGAAATCCGAAGGTTAA
- a CDS encoding VOC family protein, with translation MKVKRIVANFETKKISAARRFYEKVLGLEVLMDHGWLKTYGSNSKMTVQVNFASQGGSNTKVPDMSIEVDDVDEAYRRMKKARFKIVYPLTEEPWNVRRFFVLDPFGRTVNILEHL, from the coding sequence ATGAAAGTCAAACGTATCGTCGCTAATTTTGAAACAAAGAAGATTTCCGCCGCTCGTCGGTTTTACGAAAAGGTTTTGGGCTTAGAGGTCCTTATGGATCATGGCTGGCTTAAAACATACGGTTCTAATTCTAAAATGACAGTTCAAGTGAACTTCGCTTCACAAGGCGGTTCAAATACCAAGGTGCCGGACATGTCGATTGAGGTTGATGATGTCGATGAAGCTTACCGCCGCATGAAAAAAGCCCGTTTTAAAATCGTCTATCCTTTAACGGAAGAGCCTTGGAATGTACGTCGGTTCTTTGTCCTAGATCCTTTTGGACGAACGGTGAATATTTTAGAGCATCTGTAA
- a CDS encoding alpha/beta fold hydrolase, whose protein sequence is MKSVSVFLLLLYVSVNSWAQSEEEIQNEIEIESFNYQCGTDSARGIEFKYCYRKSSATNNDDIVYFFHGLYGSEKSWHRQFWGTWFIQKWWYFRGYQPRVVSISFGPKWLLVNNKKYPLLPLFTQEIMPMMEKRMGGLRRGKRHVIGQSMGGFNATQIALRNPGMFSRVALLCPAITHIGPYDSEKDIHKYVARTGAKLRLVKKMLNISRSIFLNKQDWDLHNPFNLLKKYNSSKRAKFYLSTGMIDGYGFQEGSKDFYDMAHGKSFLSRWVPVPGGHCNFNRKNTAYFIMGD, encoded by the coding sequence ATGAAAAGCGTATCCGTATTCTTGCTCCTTCTGTACGTTTCAGTAAATTCGTGGGCACAATCTGAAGAAGAAATCCAAAACGAAATAGAAATCGAAAGTTTCAACTATCAGTGTGGAACTGATTCTGCGCGCGGTATTGAATTCAAATACTGTTACCGGAAGTCCTCGGCCACGAACAACGACGACATTGTCTATTTCTTTCACGGTCTTTATGGATCTGAAAAAAGTTGGCATCGTCAATTTTGGGGAACTTGGTTTATCCAAAAATGGTGGTACTTCCGGGGATATCAACCGCGAGTTGTGTCGATCTCTTTTGGCCCGAAGTGGCTTTTAGTAAATAATAAAAAATATCCGCTGCTTCCACTCTTCACGCAAGAAATCATGCCGATGATGGAAAAGCGCATGGGAGGATTAAGACGCGGGAAACGTCACGTGATCGGTCAGTCGATGGGCGGTTTTAATGCGACCCAAATAGCGTTACGTAATCCCGGGATGTTTTCGCGGGTGGCTTTGTTATGTCCTGCGATCACTCACATCGGGCCTTATGATTCAGAAAAAGACATCCACAAATATGTCGCCCGTACGGGAGCGAAGCTGCGACTTGTTAAAAAAATGTTGAATATTTCGCGGTCTATTTTTCTTAACAAACAGGACTGGGATCTTCACAATCCCTTTAATTTGTTAAAAAAATACAACTCTTCTAAACGGGCAAAATTCTATCTGTCTACCGGCATGATCGATGGATATGGCTTCCAAGAAGGATCGAAAGATTTTTATGATATGGCTCACGGGAAGTCCTTCTTATCCAGATGGGTCCCGGTTCCGGGTGGTCACTGCAATTTTAATAGAAAAAACACGGCTTACTTCATCATGGGAGATTAA